Proteins encoded in a region of the Sphingomonas sp. OV641 genome:
- a CDS encoding Glu/Leu/Phe/Val dehydrogenase, with product MTAWGFPDFDDHEGVHLFTDPASGLRAVIAVHSTALGPAAGGVRFWHYADHTAAITDALRLSRGMSFKNAMAGLELGGGKGVVLADAPGATISEAQLRAFGRAVESLGGRYVTAEDVGMSEARMKVISEETRYVSGLPVASGAAGGDPGPYTALGVYLGVKAAAQRGLGATDMKGVRVAIQGVGSVGGGLARLLAADGAVLTLADVNKERAAALAAELGATTVPTEEILSADVDLVSPNALGAVLTEQSIGAVKAKVIAGGANNQLATRDDGRRVHERGILFAPDYVINAGGIINVGLEYLGHGDEAEVKARIARIPDRLIEVWDESDASGDPAADVADRIARRLIGRG from the coding sequence ATGACCGCGTGGGGCTTCCCCGACTTCGACGACCATGAGGGCGTCCACCTCTTCACTGATCCTGCATCCGGCCTACGTGCCGTAATTGCGGTTCATTCCACGGCGCTTGGGCCGGCAGCGGGCGGCGTCCGTTTCTGGCACTATGCCGATCACACGGCCGCGATCACCGACGCGCTTCGGCTGTCGCGCGGCATGAGCTTCAAGAACGCCATGGCGGGCCTGGAGCTTGGCGGTGGCAAGGGCGTGGTGCTGGCCGACGCGCCGGGCGCGACGATCAGCGAGGCGCAGCTGCGCGCGTTTGGCCGTGCGGTCGAATCGCTGGGCGGCCGTTATGTCACGGCGGAAGACGTCGGTATGTCCGAAGCCCGCATGAAGGTGATCTCCGAAGAAACGCGCTACGTATCCGGCCTGCCGGTGGCGAGCGGCGCGGCCGGCGGCGATCCGGGCCCGTACACGGCGCTTGGCGTCTACCTGGGCGTGAAGGCGGCGGCGCAGCGCGGCCTGGGTGCCACCGACATGAAGGGCGTGCGGGTTGCCATCCAGGGCGTCGGCTCGGTCGGCGGCGGCCTCGCCCGGCTGCTGGCGGCGGACGGCGCGGTGCTGACGCTGGCCGATGTGAACAAGGAGCGCGCCGCGGCGCTTGCCGCAGAGCTTGGCGCGACCACGGTACCGACGGAGGAGATCCTGTCGGCCGATGTCGATCTGGTGAGCCCCAATGCGCTTGGCGCGGTGCTGACCGAGCAGTCGATCGGCGCGGTGAAGGCCAAGGTGATCGCCGGTGGCGCCAACAACCAGCTGGCCACCCGCGACGACGGGCGCCGCGTTCATGAGCGCGGCATCCTGTTCGCGCCGGATTATGTGATCAATGCCGGCGGCATCATCAACGTCGGCCTGGAGTATCTGGGCCATGGCGACGAGGCAGAGGTGAAGGCGCGGATCGCCCGCATTCCGGATCGCCTGATCGAGGTGTGGGACGAGAGCGACGCAAGCGGCGATCCCGCCGCGGATGTGGCGGACCGGATCGCGCGGCGACTGATCGGCCGGGGTTGA
- the gspM gene encoding type II secretion system protein GspM, with protein sequence MTVLSTWFRGRSVREQRLLMVMAALFVITLVFAGIVRPVRDGLESTRQRHASAEVRLGEVKAQVAQVKAIQRGRPRTPEGALADAVRARADEAGFVLANLEPDGDRIRIGIATARPGPLLSWIAGLEADGLLVDASTITGNGDGTVAATLTLKGRAP encoded by the coding sequence ATGACCGTGTTGTCGACCTGGTTTCGCGGCCGCAGCGTGCGCGAACAACGCCTGCTGATGGTGATGGCGGCCCTGTTCGTGATCACATTGGTGTTCGCCGGGATCGTGCGCCCGGTGCGCGATGGGCTCGAATCGACGCGCCAGCGCCATGCCAGTGCCGAGGTTCGGCTGGGCGAGGTGAAGGCGCAGGTCGCGCAGGTGAAGGCGATCCAGCGCGGGCGGCCGCGCACGCCGGAGGGCGCGCTGGCCGATGCGGTGCGCGCTCGTGCAGACGAAGCCGGGTTCGTACTCGCCAATCTGGAGCCCGACGGCGACAGGATCAGGATCGGGATCGCCACGGCGCGCCCGGGCCCACTGCTGAGCTGGATTGCTGGCCTCGAAGCCGATGGGCTGCTGGTGGACGCCTCCACCATCACCGGGAACGGCGACGGCACGGTCGCGGCCACGCTGACGTTGAAGGGAAGGGCGCCATGA
- the gspJ gene encoding type II secretion system minor pseudopilin GspJ, producing the protein MKRNRGTRKVPQERGEAGFTLVEVMVALMIFGLIASAGVALLAFSVRAQGATTARLDDMGALARQSSLMAADLAQAMNRPARDERGTTFPAFVGDATSVTFVRAGWSNIDSDARSTLQKVSYRLADGVFQRIAWPMVDGAEPLPAAPALTGLAGAKLRYRIAGAWSDSWNGSEGAALPQALELTLQRRDGVSFRQLFLVGTGALPVVKIPNPAETPDAS; encoded by the coding sequence GTGAAGCGGAACAGGGGCACACGCAAGGTGCCGCAGGAGCGGGGCGAGGCTGGCTTCACGCTGGTCGAGGTGATGGTCGCCCTGATGATTTTCGGGCTGATCGCGTCGGCGGGCGTCGCGCTTCTGGCGTTCAGCGTGCGGGCGCAGGGCGCGACCACCGCGCGGCTGGACGACATGGGGGCGCTGGCGCGGCAATCGTCGTTGATGGCCGCCGATCTCGCTCAGGCGATGAATCGTCCTGCCCGCGATGAGCGGGGCACGACTTTTCCCGCGTTCGTCGGAGACGCGACCAGCGTCACCTTCGTTCGCGCGGGCTGGAGTAACATCGATTCGGACGCGCGCTCGACCTTGCAGAAGGTGAGCTATCGCCTGGCGGACGGGGTGTTCCAGCGGATCGCCTGGCCAATGGTCGATGGCGCCGAGCCGTTGCCGGCCGCGCCCGCGCTGACCGGACTTGCCGGTGCCAAGCTGCGCTATCGCATCGCCGGCGCCTGGAGCGACAGCTGGAACGGCAGCGAGGGCGCGGCTCTGCCACAAGCGCTGGAACTGACGCTGCAACGGCGGGACGGCGTGAGCTTTCGCCAGTTGTTCCTGGTGGGGACCGGCGCGCTGCCTGTGGTGAAGATTCCCAATCCGGCGGAGACGCCCGATGCGAGCTAA
- the gspK gene encoding type II secretion system minor pseudopilin GspK, translating to MRAKRQGERGAALLTVLLLVAIVAVMAATALERLRLSTRLTANAVALDQARGLALAAETLATGRITQLLRQSPDRVTLAGGWSNQPYTLPLPGGAAVLRVSDGGNCFNLNGLVTELDGKYVADPTAVAQMARLARLLNVPGGEGIAAAAADWIDSDDLALGTGAEDGAYQGLATPYRTAGTLMVDPSELRAVAGVTSDAYAKLRPWLCTLPEAKRAMINVNTLTPEQAPLVAMLLPDTLSVQAAAAGLLRRPPNGFSDTQDFWKIFAASGITDPLAEQQTGVVSTWFDVRIDVTVAGSELQERALVDATTLPARLVSRQWGEIL from the coding sequence ATGCGAGCTAAACGCCAAGGAGAGCGCGGGGCGGCGCTGCTGACGGTATTGCTGCTGGTGGCGATCGTTGCCGTCATGGCGGCGACCGCACTGGAACGCCTGCGCCTCTCGACGCGGCTGACCGCCAATGCGGTCGCGCTGGATCAGGCGCGCGGCCTTGCCCTGGCTGCCGAGACGCTGGCGACCGGCAGGATCACGCAATTGCTGCGGCAAAGCCCCGATCGCGTCACGCTGGCGGGCGGCTGGAGCAACCAGCCGTACACGCTTCCCTTGCCCGGCGGCGCCGCCGTCCTGCGGGTGAGTGACGGCGGAAACTGTTTCAACCTCAATGGCCTGGTGACCGAACTTGACGGCAAATATGTCGCCGACCCAACCGCGGTGGCGCAGATGGCGCGCCTCGCCCGATTGCTCAACGTGCCGGGAGGAGAGGGGATCGCTGCCGCGGCGGCCGACTGGATCGACAGCGACGATCTGGCGCTTGGCACCGGGGCGGAGGATGGCGCCTATCAGGGGCTGGCGACACCCTACCGCACGGCCGGCACGCTGATGGTCGATCCCAGCGAATTGCGCGCCGTCGCCGGCGTCACCAGCGACGCTTACGCCAAGTTGCGCCCGTGGCTCTGCACTTTGCCAGAGGCGAAGCGGGCGATGATCAACGTCAACACGCTCACCCCTGAGCAGGCGCCGCTGGTAGCCATGCTGCTGCCCGACACGCTGAGCGTGCAGGCGGCGGCCGCGGGCCTGCTGCGCCGCCCGCCCAACGGCTTTTCGGACACGCAGGATTTCTGGAAGATCTTCGCCGCGTCCGGCATTACCGATCCGCTTGCCGAGCAGCAGACGGGCGTCGTGTCGACCTGGTTCGACGTGCGCATCGACGTTACCGTCGCGGGCAGCGAGTTGCAGGAAAGGGCGTTGGTTGACGCAACAACGCTTCCGGCGCGGCTCGTCTCGCGGCAATGGGGCGAAATCCTATGA
- the gspF gene encoding type II secretion system inner membrane protein GspF — MPDFDYLAIDTRGQETRGHVAAADAEAARAVLDRRRLYVVRIEPGSAPAARGRPLFGLQVGRPKMSGKQLTLFTRQLATLSRVSPLEESLRTITRQTEHEKVRTVVQTVHAGVVEGRRLADAMGREPKSFPPLYRAMVAAGESSGTLPAILERLSALLERQAEIRGKLLTALAYPSILACVAMGVVAALMIFVVPQVVEQFDTVGQELPVLTRIVIGISDVLVGWWWLMLLVMALMIGGFVVALRQPPVRLAFDTWLLRIPLLGRLLRDLHAARMARTLATMVASRLPLLEGLALTAGTIHNRRLKLASDQITEAIRGGGSLSSAMRRAAVFPPLLTYLAASGEAAGRLDEMLERAADYLEREFDRFTATAMSLLEPAIIVVMGGIVATIVLSILLPILQLNTLAGQ; from the coding sequence GTGCCTGACTTCGACTATCTGGCGATCGACACGCGGGGGCAGGAGACGCGCGGGCATGTTGCCGCGGCCGACGCGGAGGCGGCGCGCGCCGTGCTGGACCGACGGCGACTCTACGTGGTGCGGATCGAGCCCGGCAGCGCACCGGCAGCGCGGGGGCGCCCTTTGTTCGGCCTGCAGGTCGGCCGCCCGAAGATGTCGGGCAAGCAGCTTACCCTGTTCACCCGCCAGCTCGCCACGCTTTCGCGCGTGTCGCCGCTGGAGGAATCGCTGCGCACCATCACGCGCCAGACCGAGCACGAAAAGGTGCGCACCGTCGTTCAGACCGTTCACGCAGGCGTGGTGGAAGGGCGTCGGCTGGCCGATGCGATGGGGCGGGAGCCGAAGAGCTTTCCGCCTTTGTATCGCGCGATGGTGGCCGCCGGCGAAAGCTCCGGCACGCTGCCCGCGATCCTGGAGCGGCTTTCCGCCCTGCTGGAACGACAGGCAGAAATACGTGGCAAGCTGCTGACAGCACTTGCTTATCCATCGATCCTCGCCTGTGTCGCCATGGGCGTGGTGGCGGCGCTGATGATCTTTGTTGTTCCGCAGGTGGTGGAGCAGTTCGATACCGTCGGACAGGAGCTGCCGGTGCTGACCCGCATCGTGATCGGTATCTCCGACGTGCTGGTCGGATGGTGGTGGCTGATGCTGCTGGTGATGGCGCTGATGATCGGCGGGTTCGTGGTCGCGCTTCGGCAACCGCCGGTTCGCCTGGCATTCGACACCTGGCTGCTGCGTATTCCGCTGCTGGGGCGGTTGCTGCGTGACCTTCATGCAGCGCGCATGGCGCGCACGCTGGCGACCATGGTGGCCAGCCGCCTGCCACTGCTGGAGGGACTGGCGCTGACTGCGGGCACGATCCACAACCGCCGGCTGAAGCTCGCGTCGGACCAGATCACGGAGGCGATCCGTGGCGGTGGCAGCCTTTCATCGGCGATGCGGCGGGCGGCGGTGTTCCCCCCCTTGCTCACCTATCTCGCGGCATCCGGCGAAGCGGCCGGGCGGCTGGACGAGATGCTGGAGCGTGCCGCCGATTACCTGGAGCGCGAATTCGACCGCTTCACGGCCACCGCCATGTCGCTGCTGGAGCCGGCCATCATCGTGGTGATGGGCGGCATCGTGGCGACGATCGTGCTATCTATCCTGCTTCCCATCCTGCAGCTGAACACGCTTGCCGGGCAATGA
- the gspL gene encoding type II secretion system protein GspL, whose protein sequence is MNATILFLPAHVDQPWRWLRVENDAVTGRGEGAPEAGADPTIAIAPADAVTLHWSSLPARSPAQAQAAARIVIAEASAAPLDGLHVAVGDEAEDERPIGVVANGRMRDWLGTLASLGIDPAVILPAPLLLPAPAEGYVRAELGGQSVVRGRTSGFADEARITDLVTGGSSPETLGRDAVEAAIVANVAQPLLNLRQGPFARRKRRAIDWPLIRRLAVLAGMILLVTLAIDLTRIARYAMAADAAEAQADALAREGLPRGADQGDAGRLLTERLSRLRGPGAGFSATVAALTSATREVDGTEVIAVAFEPTGELRATIAASGEAQANQLIDRLREAGFAVAASTFQSDGQRVRGDVTVALP, encoded by the coding sequence ATGAACGCGACGATCCTCTTCCTACCTGCCCATGTCGATCAGCCCTGGCGATGGCTGCGCGTGGAGAATGACGCCGTGACCGGGCGGGGCGAAGGCGCCCCGGAAGCGGGCGCGGATCCGACGATCGCAATCGCGCCAGCGGATGCGGTAACGCTCCACTGGTCCAGCCTTCCGGCCCGGTCGCCGGCGCAGGCGCAGGCCGCCGCCCGGATCGTGATTGCAGAGGCGAGCGCAGCACCTCTCGACGGGCTGCACGTGGCCGTGGGCGACGAGGCGGAGGACGAGCGGCCGATCGGCGTGGTGGCGAACGGGCGAATGCGCGACTGGCTCGGCACTCTCGCCAGCCTTGGCATCGATCCGGCCGTGATCTTGCCGGCTCCGCTGCTGCTGCCAGCGCCAGCCGAAGGATATGTTCGTGCCGAGCTGGGCGGACAATCGGTGGTTCGCGGGCGAACCAGCGGGTTTGCCGATGAGGCGCGGATCACCGATCTGGTCACCGGCGGCAGTTCGCCGGAAACCCTGGGCCGGGACGCGGTGGAAGCCGCGATCGTTGCGAACGTGGCGCAGCCGCTGCTGAACCTTCGCCAGGGCCCGTTCGCCAGGCGCAAGCGGCGGGCGATCGACTGGCCGCTGATACGCCGGCTGGCGGTTCTGGCGGGCATGATCTTGTTGGTGACGCTGGCCATCGATCTGACCAGGATCGCGCGCTACGCGATGGCGGCCGATGCGGCGGAGGCGCAGGCCGATGCGCTGGCCCGCGAAGGGCTGCCGCGCGGGGCGGATCAGGGCGATGCGGGACGCCTGCTCACCGAGCGGCTGTCGCGACTGCGGGGGCCGGGTGCCGGCTTCAGCGCGACGGTTGCGGCATTGACCAGCGCCACGCGCGAAGTTGACGGCACGGAGGTGATTGCAGTGGCGTTCGAGCCCACGGGCGAGCTACGCGCGACGATTGCGGCGAGTGGCGAGGCACAGGCCAACCAACTCATCGACCGGTTGAGGGAAGCGGGGTTTGCAGTGGCGGCGAGCACGTTCCAATCGGATGGTCAGCGCGTTCGCGGCGACGTGACCGTGGCGCTGCCATGA
- the gspN gene encoding type II secretion system protein N, with translation MRRIRLATGPSALFLALFVAALIIFLPLRLALGWFGLAAQGMTAREVTGSIWAGELREASFGRIALGDLSAGVSPVQLFVGRARVNLEGLADAPEAAARLTGAIGVSRHSFGIDDLTASLPVGGTFRPVPVTLLDLQDVSVRFRGDTCEQAEGRVRATMGSEIGGIAVPAALNGNARCDAGALLLPLVSAAGNEGSTIRIWPDGRYRAELTLQPSDPASGTKLQAIGFIQTQRGMELAIEGRF, from the coding sequence ATGAGGCGGATCCGACTGGCCACGGGGCCGAGCGCGCTGTTTCTGGCGCTTTTCGTAGCGGCGCTGATCATCTTCCTGCCGCTTCGGCTGGCGCTTGGATGGTTCGGGCTGGCAGCGCAGGGCATGACCGCACGAGAGGTGACGGGGAGCATTTGGGCGGGAGAGCTGCGCGAAGCTTCGTTCGGCCGGATCGCGCTGGGTGATCTGTCGGCCGGAGTGTCGCCGGTACAGCTCTTCGTCGGACGCGCGCGCGTCAATCTGGAGGGGCTGGCCGACGCGCCGGAAGCGGCGGCGCGTCTTACCGGAGCGATCGGGGTCAGCCGGCACAGTTTCGGCATCGATGACCTGACCGCTTCGCTGCCGGTGGGCGGGACTTTTCGGCCCGTTCCAGTGACTCTCCTGGACTTGCAGGACGTTAGCGTCCGCTTTCGCGGTGACACGTGCGAGCAGGCGGAGGGGCGGGTGCGCGCCACCATGGGCAGCGAGATCGGCGGCATCGCCGTGCCGGCGGCGCTCAATGGCAATGCGCGGTGCGATGCCGGCGCGCTGCTGCTGCCGCTGGTGAGTGCGGCCGGGAACGAGGGAAGCACCATCCGGATCTGGCCCGACGGGCGCTATCGCGCGGAGCTGACCCTGCAACCGTCCGACCCCGCATCGGGCACCAAGCTGCAAGCGATCGGCTTCATTCAAACGCAGCGCGGCATGGAACTGGCAATCGAGGGCCGCTTCTGA
- the gspG gene encoding type II secretion system major pseudopilin GspG, with protein MRKELKKRSKRNGFTLVELMVVIVIIGLLATIVALNVIPSGDTAKVQKAKADIATIEQALEMYRLQQNSYPTTAQGLEALVTAPAGLSNPAAYQAGGYIKRLPDDPWGRAYLYASPGKHGAADIWSNGADGQEGGEGINADIGSWQ; from the coding sequence ATGCGTAAAGAATTGAAAAAGCGTAGCAAGAGGAACGGCTTCACGCTGGTCGAGCTGATGGTGGTGATCGTCATCATCGGTCTGCTCGCCACCATCGTGGCGCTGAACGTCATCCCGTCGGGCGACACGGCGAAGGTGCAGAAGGCGAAGGCCGATATTGCCACGATCGAGCAGGCGCTCGAAATGTATCGTCTGCAGCAGAACAGCTATCCGACAACCGCGCAGGGGCTGGAGGCACTGGTGACCGCGCCCGCCGGTCTCTCCAATCCCGCGGCCTATCAGGCGGGCGGCTATATCAAGCGGCTGCCGGACGATCCCTGGGGCCGAGCCTATCTTTATGCTTCGCCGGGCAAGCACGGTGCTGCGGACATCTGGAGCAATGGTGCGGACGGCCAGGAAGGTGGCGAGGGCATCAACGCCGACATCGGTTCCTGGCAGTAA
- a CDS encoding GspE/PulE family protein gives MVALPYAFARRFGVTLSGEAVALREGADPKALIEVRRVLGRPFDVTVLEPAAFDRLLGDNYAMDGQATALAAVGMGDELDLLADGIPTAEDLLDTADDAPAIRLINGVIADAARNGVSDIHIEPYETGLVVRMRVDGVLRETLRMPPHVAPVVVSRIKVMARLDIAERRVPQDGRMGLTLGGKLLDVRVSTLPSRAGERVVLRILDKDNAGIDLDALGMSRPMHAMLEAAVNEPNGIVLVTGPTGSGKTTTLYAALRLLNDGSRNILTVEDPVEYAVEGVGQTQVNAKVGLTFAAGLRAILRQDPDVVMVGEIRDRETAEIAVQASLTGHLVLSTVHTNDAIGAITRMRDMKVEPFLLASTLRAVIAQRLVRRLCPACRRPLPAGETVAPLLGIARDATVFEPAGCAECNHSGFKGRVGVFEAVRIDETVRRMINDGADEASISAHAFARSETLSAAARRMVEEGVTTPEEAVRVSRREDND, from the coding sequence CTGGTCGCCTTGCCTTATGCCTTCGCGCGCAGGTTCGGCGTGACGCTGTCTGGCGAGGCGGTGGCGTTGCGGGAAGGCGCGGATCCCAAAGCGTTGATCGAAGTGCGCCGGGTGCTTGGGCGTCCGTTCGACGTGACGGTGCTGGAGCCGGCGGCGTTCGATCGGCTGCTTGGTGACAATTACGCGATGGATGGCCAGGCGACGGCGCTCGCGGCCGTAGGCATGGGCGATGAGCTGGACCTGCTGGCGGACGGCATTCCCACGGCTGAAGACCTGCTGGATACGGCGGACGATGCGCCTGCCATCCGGCTGATCAATGGCGTGATCGCCGACGCCGCCCGCAACGGCGTGTCCGACATTCACATCGAGCCCTATGAGACCGGCCTGGTCGTGCGGATGCGCGTGGATGGCGTGCTGCGCGAAACGCTGCGCATGCCGCCGCATGTCGCGCCGGTCGTGGTGAGCCGCATTAAGGTGATGGCGCGGCTGGATATTGCCGAGCGCCGGGTGCCGCAGGACGGGCGTATGGGCCTGACGCTGGGCGGCAAGCTGCTGGACGTGCGCGTCTCCACGCTACCGAGCCGCGCCGGCGAGCGTGTCGTGCTGCGTATTCTGGACAAGGACAATGCCGGGATCGACCTCGATGCACTCGGCATGTCCCGGCCGATGCACGCGATGCTGGAAGCGGCCGTCAACGAGCCCAATGGCATCGTGCTGGTCACCGGGCCGACCGGCAGCGGCAAGACCACGACGCTATATGCCGCACTACGCCTGTTGAACGACGGCAGCCGCAACATCCTGACGGTCGAAGACCCGGTCGAATATGCGGTGGAAGGGGTCGGCCAGACTCAGGTGAACGCCAAGGTGGGGCTGACCTTTGCCGCGGGCCTGCGGGCGATCCTGCGACAGGATCCCGACGTCGTGATGGTCGGCGAGATCCGCGACCGGGAAACAGCGGAGATCGCGGTGCAGGCGTCACTGACGGGCCACCTGGTGCTCTCCACGGTGCACACCAACGACGCGATCGGCGCCATTACGCGCATGCGCGACATGAAGGTGGAGCCTTTTCTGCTGGCCTCCACGCTGCGCGCGGTCATCGCGCAGCGGCTGGTGCGGCGGCTGTGCCCGGCGTGCCGGCGGCCGCTGCCGGCCGGGGAGACGGTGGCGCCGCTGCTGGGCATCGCACGCGACGCGACGGTGTTTGAACCCGCTGGTTGTGCCGAGTGCAACCACAGCGGCTTCAAGGGACGCGTCGGCGTGTTCGAGGCGGTGCGGATCGACGAAACGGTGCGGCGGATGATCAATGATGGCGCTGACGAAGCGTCCATATCGGCCCATGCCTTTGCCCGTTCCGAGACGCTGAGCGCGGCGGCCCGGCGGATGGTGGAAGAAGGCGTCACGACTCCCGAGGAAGCCGTCCGCGTGTCGCGGCGCGAAGACAATGATTGA
- a CDS encoding GspH/FimT family pseudopilin — MAARAALRLCDRLKVGRRTAERGFTLVELMIVIAVIGLASAAAVLAMPDPRGRLVDEGARFATRVRAARDAAVIGGRPVSVWVTPAGYGFDERRGGQWIAIAEKPLRVAQWSDGTQAILSERARVTFDSTGMADRMLEVSLRRDRTRITVTVGDQTGARVNG; from the coding sequence TTGGCCGCTCGTGCCGCCTTGCGCCTGTGTGACCGCCTGAAGGTGGGTCGGCGGACGGCGGAGCGTGGCTTCACCCTTGTCGAGCTGATGATCGTGATCGCCGTGATCGGCCTTGCCTCCGCCGCCGCGGTGCTCGCCATGCCCGACCCGCGCGGGCGGCTGGTGGACGAAGGCGCGCGCTTTGCCACGCGAGTCCGGGCGGCCCGCGATGCGGCGGTGATCGGCGGCCGACCGGTGAGCGTGTGGGTCACGCCTGCCGGCTATGGCTTTGACGAGCGGCGCGGCGGACAGTGGATCGCGATTGCGGAAAAGCCGCTGCGCGTTGCGCAATGGAGCGACGGGACGCAGGCGATCCTGTCGGAACGTGCGCGCGTGACGTTCGACTCGACCGGCATGGCTGACCGGATGCTGGAGGTGTCGCTTCGCCGGGATCGGACGCGGATCACGGTGACGGTGGGCGATCAGACGGGCGCGCGGGTGAATGGCTGA
- the gspI gene encoding type II secretion system minor pseudopilin GspI gives MAEPYLPAVARDRCCQPLNGASGFTLIEVMVALAVFSLAALALIRLEGATIRSTALLSDTVLAQMVARNVAVEAITAPSPPALGRAGGVEQNGGRAWRWIRDVRRTGDSQVLRIDVAVLDTGGRALGRLTMIRGPQPPTAIVS, from the coding sequence ATGGCTGAGCCGTATCTGCCGGCCGTCGCACGCGACCGCTGCTGCCAGCCGCTGAATGGGGCGAGCGGCTTTACCCTGATCGAAGTGATGGTGGCGCTGGCGGTGTTCAGCCTGGCCGCGCTGGCGCTGATCCGGCTGGAGGGCGCGACGATCCGCTCCACCGCACTGCTGAGCGATACGGTGCTGGCGCAGATGGTGGCGCGCAACGTGGCCGTGGAGGCGATCACGGCGCCGAGCCCGCCAGCTCTGGGTCGGGCGGGCGGCGTGGAGCAGAATGGCGGCCGGGCATGGCGCTGGATCCGCGATGTGCGACGTACCGGCGATTCGCAGGTTCTGCGCATCGACGTGGCGGTGCTGGATACGGGCGGTCGGGCGCTGGGCCGGTTGACCATGATCCGCGGGCCGCAGCCGCCAACTGCGATCGTGTCGTGA
- the ccmE gene encoding cytochrome c maturation protein CcmE → MKAKHQRLWLAGAALLAVAVAALLALSGLKDQAAFFYAPSDVTPEVLVAGRAVRLGGMVAGGSVVRAADGVTVHFRVTDGRATTPVSFAGIVPDLFRENSGVVAEGRFQRDGSFIASNLLAKHDEKYMPPELAGKMHETKSLDQ, encoded by the coding sequence ATGAAGGCGAAGCACCAGCGGCTCTGGCTCGCGGGCGCCGCGCTGCTGGCGGTTGCCGTGGCGGCGTTGCTCGCGCTGTCCGGCCTGAAGGATCAGGCCGCGTTCTTCTATGCGCCGTCCGATGTTACCCCGGAAGTGCTGGTCGCCGGCCGCGCCGTTCGCCTTGGCGGGATGGTGGCAGGCGGATCGGTGGTCCGGGCGGCGGATGGCGTCACCGTCCACTTCCGCGTCACGGACGGACGAGCGACGACGCCGGTCAGCTTCGCCGGCATCGTGCCGGACCTGTTCCGCGAAAATTCCGGCGTGGTGGCGGAGGGACGTTTCCAGCGCGACGGTTCGTTCATCGCCTCCAACCTGCTGGCCAAGCACGACGAGAAATACATGCCGCCCGAACTTGCGGGCAAGATGCACGAGACCAAGAGTCTGGACCAGTGA
- the ccmC gene encoding heme ABC transporter permease CcmC: protein MPALHALANPARFLKIARPLTAVLGWAGLALIVIGCWAGLTQTPPDYLQGESVRIMYVHVPSAWLGMGGWSGIALSSIAYLVWRHPLADVAARAIAVPGAAFAAVCLITGAIWGRPTWGTYWQWDGRLTSMLLLFFVYLGYIALARADRERGGDGRIAALFGIAGTVLLPIIRYSVIWWNTLHQGPSIGLTRSTIDASILWPLPIMLSGFSFLFGAIVLMRMRTLLAIAKAEARLRRRATA, encoded by the coding sequence GTGCCCGCGCTCCATGCCCTCGCCAATCCTGCGCGCTTCCTGAAGATCGCGCGACCGCTGACCGCCGTGCTCGGCTGGGCAGGGCTGGCGCTGATCGTGATCGGTTGCTGGGCCGGGCTGACGCAGACGCCGCCCGATTACCTGCAGGGCGAATCAGTGCGCATCATGTACGTTCACGTGCCGTCCGCCTGGCTGGGGATGGGCGGATGGAGCGGGATTGCACTTTCCAGCATCGCCTATCTCGTCTGGCGCCATCCGCTGGCCGACGTGGCGGCGCGCGCGATCGCGGTGCCGGGCGCGGCCTTTGCCGCGGTCTGCCTGATCACCGGCGCGATCTGGGGACGCCCGACGTGGGGCACCTATTGGCAGTGGGACGGCCGACTGACCTCCATGCTGCTGCTGTTCTTCGTGTACCTGGGTTATATCGCGCTGGCGCGGGCCGATCGCGAGCGCGGCGGCGACGGCCGGATCGCGGCTTTGTTCGGCATTGCCGGCACGGTGCTGCTGCCCATCATCCGCTATTCCGTGATCTGGTGGAACACGCTGCACCAGGGGCCGAGCATCGGACTGACCCGGTCCACCATCGACGCCTCCATTCTCTGGCCGCTGCCGATCATGCTGAGCGGTTTCAGCTTCCTGTTCGGGGCCATTGTCCTGATGCGGATGCGCACCCTGCTGGCGATCGCGAAGGCAGAAGCGCGGCTGCGGCGGAGGGCGACGGCGTGA
- a CDS encoding DUF3072 domain-containing protein, translating to MSDNNPKSEPFSNAEKDPDDWTTGDEPMTGAQASYLKTLSEEAHEQFDEELTKAEASKRIDALQDKTGRGK from the coding sequence ATGTCGGACAACAACCCCAAGAGTGAGCCGTTCTCGAACGCGGAAAAGGACCCGGACGATTGGACCACTGGCGATGAGCCGATGACGGGCGCGCAGGCCAGCTATCTCAAGACCTTGAGCGAAGAGGCGCATGAGCAGTTCGATGAAGAGCTGACCAAGGCCGAGGCATCGAAACGGATCGATGCGCTTCAGGACAAGACCGGTCGGGGCAAGTAA